The Streptomyces sp. NBC_00510 genomic interval GCAAGGAGAGTGAGCGCCTGCGCGGGCCGCACGATCATGTCGGCCAGCGTGTGGTCCTGGCGCGGTTCGCTGTTGACGGACAGTCGCAGTCGCAGGTCGAGCAGGTGGGCGAAGTCTTCGCCTTCCAGCAGGGCCAGGTGCGGTCCGGTGGGTGTGAAGGTGGGGTAGGACTTGCTCTCGTAGAACTGGGTCTTGGTCAGTTGGACGTCTCGGGCGCTGACGTCGTTGGTCAGGACGAGGCCGGCGACGTAGCGCGGCAGGTCCCGCTCCTGGACGACGGCGCCCACGGGCAGGGGGGCGCCCAGGACGAGGCCGACTTCCACCTCGTAGTCGAGGAACTTCACGTGCGCGGGGCGGACGATCGTGTCGTGCGGGCCGCTGACCGAGCCGGATGCCTTGCGGAAGAAGGTGGGCGGGATGTCGCCGGTGAGGCCCGAATCGCGGGCGTGGCTGCGGTAGTTGACCATCTGGGCGACCACCCGGCAGGGGGTGGTGACCGGGGACAGTGGCACCAGGTCGGCGACAGGCGTGCCGCTTTCGGTGGAGGAGGCGGCCTCGCGGACTGCGGCGCGGTCGGCGAGCAGCTCGGCGGTGGTGGCCGCCTTGGTGTCAATCCGGACGGCGCGCTCATCGCGCACCGCCCACCAGCCGTCGGCGGTGCGCATGACGTTGGTGCTCAAGAGCTCATCGCTTTCATCAGGCCCAGCAGGCGCGCGGGGTCGAGTTCGTTGTCGCCGCGCAGGGCCTTGAGGACCTCGCGGAGCTTGGCGGGGGACGGGCTCGTGCCCAGGAAGTCGCGGGTGGCCGATGGGCCCCACTGGGCCAGGCCGCCGGCGGACATCGGCGCCCACCCGGGCTCGACGTCACAGGAGAACAGGTCGCCGTCGGCGAAGTGCTCCAGCATGAAGCGGTCGGGGTCGCGCCAGTAGTCGAACAGCTGGCTGCCTTGGATGTGCCGGCCGATCCCCCAGCTGCGTCGGTAGCCG includes:
- a CDS encoding fumarylacetoacetate hydrolase family protein yields the protein MSTNVMRTADGWWAVRDERAVRIDTKAATTAELLADRAAVREAASSTESGTPVADLVPLSPVTTPCRVVAQMVNYRSHARDSGLTGDIPPTFFRKASGSVSGPHDTIVRPAHVKFLDYEVEVGLVLGAPLPVGAVVQERDLPRYVAGLVLTNDVSARDVQLTKTQFYESKSYPTFTPTGPHLALLEGEDFAHLLDLRLRLSVNSEPRQDHTLADMIVRPAQALTLLARFQTLDPGDLLLTGTPGGTALKAPPKAVEKIGALLPPARKWKAFFNSQAKNPRYLRHGDLITATIATPDGRIDLGEQHTPVADAE